The Chitinophagaceae bacterium genome includes the window AGAATCTGTTACCAGAACCTGATATGAGCCCGATTGTAAATTTTGGATTGAATCAGTACTTAAATTAGAGTCATTATTCCATATGAAAGCATAAGGCTCTGTTCCACCGGAAACTTCCACACTTGCAGAGCCATCGCTATATCCAAAACAACTCACAGGTGTTGCCTGTGTAGATAAAGTCATAGGGTCATGGTGATGAACAATAACTGTATCAAATACAGGTGGACAAGAAGGGTAAAATCCGTCTCTTGCTTCCAAGGTATAAATTCCGGGTGCAGGTGCGAGAAATGTATCGTCAGAGCCGACAAGATTCCCATTGCTATCTCTCCAAAAGAAAGTGTAATTGCCATCACTACCGTGTATCTGGCTATTAAGCAGTACGCCTGAAGCTCCCGGACAAAAAATAGCAGGGTTAGGGGTAATCTCAACTGAAAGGTCATTCACTACATTAACTCTTACTGTGTCACATATTGGGAAAGCCGGTGAACAGACTCCTCCATATATCTGTCCACAAACCAGATAATCTACATAAGCAGGTGCATTAGCGTCCGGGATAAAAGTTGTTTGACTACACCCGGATGTGCAAGTCAGGTATTGATTATAGATTTGATTAGGTGATGTTATATCGGTCCAGGTAATTGTATTTTCTTGGAAACCTGTAACTTCTAAATCTACTGTGCATCCGTCTCTTGTAGTATCTTCCATAGGAAAAACGGGACCCGGAATTGAAGTGATTTGATAAGTATTTTGATTTGCCCCGGGTTTACAAAAAGTCAAAATATGTGGCCCGCCGGTTAAGCAAATTGGTTCTGTGATAGGGATTTGAGGGCCACAATCTACTTGATAATACAATGCTCCGGGTGGTTCTGCACCTGATGCAATTCCGAAATGCAAACCAACAGCCAAAGAATCAAGTGTTACTTCAAAAGAAACACATCTGTCAGGAAAGCTTGTACCGCAACAATTTCCTTGTCTGGAAACTTGAGGGGAGATATACACACCTGCCGGATCACCGGTTAAATCAGCTATGAAATGAGGAGTTATAGAATCACAAAAAGGAGATTGCCCATATAAATCTTGTTTATTTGCAAAAGTTATAAGAACTATCAAGATAAATGTAAAGCATCTAACCATATTTTATTCATACGTTGTAAATGGGATATAGTTACTTAATTCAGGAGGGTTAAAAAAGTAAGAGAGCATAAAAGTCTCGGTTTTATGCAATTATAAGACTGTAAAATTAGGTTTCAGTTTTAATCAATTTTCATAAAAACAATAATTTTTATTAGGGGCTATAAACTTTCTGTATTTTTATCAATCAGGAAAATAAAGTATGTCAAACTGAACTAAATTTTCTTGATTGTAATAAAGTGAAAATATTTAATGTTATGCAAAACAAAATCCTTGTAGTTGAAGATGATCAAAGGGTTTCGTCTATTATCAAAAGAGGCTTGGAAGAAAACGGTTATGAAGTGCAACAGGCTTGGAATGGTTTGAGCGGAAAAGAAATGCTTCAAAATAATCTTTTCGACCTGGCTATCGTGGATATTGTCATGCCGGAAATGAATGGACTGGATTTGTGTGCTGCAATCAGAAAAGAAAAACCCAACTTCCCCATCATTATGTTAACGGCTCTTGGCACTACTGATGACAAAGTGGAAGGTTTTGATGCCGGAGCGGATGATTATCTTGTTAAACCATTTGATCTCAGGGAATTGCTTGCTCGCATTAAAGTGCTGCTCAAAAGAACCCGGCGACCTGTAGAAAAGGAAATTACCAAATTGGAGTATGCTGATATGCATCTGGATATCAACCGAAAAACCTTATTCAGATCAGGAAAAGAAATTACACTTACGCCAAAAGAATTTAGCCTGCTCATGTTCATGATGAAAAATCCGGAGCGGGTATTATCCAGAAAAGAAATATCCAAAAAAGTATGGGACATGGATTTTGATACAGGCACTAATTTTATAGATGTGTACATAAATTACCTGCGAAAAAAAGTGGATCGTGACTTTGAACAAAAGCTTCTTCACACAAAACCAGGAATGGGATTTATTCTAAAAAAAGACAATTAATGCAAATCCAAAATAAACTCACATTGATGTTTACGGCTATAGCCGGTGGTTTGCTCTTGCTGTTTTCTATAGCCATTTATATCACTTATGCAGAAAACCGGGAAGAGGAGTTTTTTAAACAGGTGCGGATTCAAGCGTTGACTAAAGCCAATATACTGCTGGATGCAAAAGTAGAACCTGAAGTGATTCAAACCATTTACCTGAATACCAGGAATGCAATGTTTCAGGAAGAAATTGCTATTTATGATACGGCATTTAACCTGCTTTATCATGATGCAATTCACATTGATATTGTAAAAGAAACACCTGAAATGATTCAGGAAATCAGAGAGAAAGGAGAGATTCGTTTTTTCGAAGATAAATGGCATGTTATAGGATTCAGTTATTTCCACGAAGGGGAAGAATATGTGATTACGGCAGCAGCACGTGATGTTTATGGCATACAAAGTCTGCAAAACCTTGGATATGCTTTGACAGTTGCCTTTTTTGCAGTAATTATTCTGATATTTTTCGGAGGACGTTTTTTTGCAAGACAAGCGCTGAAACCGGTATCGGAATTGGTTGATAATGTTGAAGAAATTACAGCCACAAATCTTGATTTACGCGTAAAAGAAGGGAACGGTAAAGATGAAATTGCTGAACTTGCTATCACTTTTAACCGAATGCTGGAACGTCTGGATAGCGCATTTGAGCAACAAAAAAATGTGGTTTCAAATATCGCTCATGAAATCAGAAATCCTTTGGCGGCAATGATTGCAGAATTAGAACTTGCCGAGAGCCGGGAAAGAAAAAGTGAAGAATACCGTCAGGCTATAGCGTTTGCACTTAATGATGCAAAAAATCTTTCAAAATTGGTTTCCGGTTTATTGGATATGGCTAAAGCGGATTATGATGAAACAGAAATTACATTCAAATCTGACAGAATAGACGAAGTGTTGATGGATGCTATTGCCGAACTCAGAAAAAACCACAGTGATTTTCTGGTAGATATAACTATAGACGAATCAGTTGAAGATGAATCACAAATGATGGTAAAGGGGAATGCATATTTGTTAAAAACAGCTTTTATAAATTTGATGGACAATGCCTGTAAGTTTTCTAATGATAAACGATGCGAAGTTGAAATTTCAGCTAATGAGCACTATTGTTCAATAGCCTTTATTGATAATGGTCCCGGAATAGTTAAAGATGATCTACCTAATGTATTCTCTACTTTTTATAGAGGAAAAACCGTACAGAAGAATAATGGTTACGGTATCGGGCTTTCACTTGTTAAAAAAATCATTGACCTTCACAAAGGCAATATCACCGTACATTCTGAAAAAGGCAAAGGGAGTGTGTTTACGGTGGAGTTGAGGGTGGGGTAGTTTGATCTAAAAAAGGTGGTCTGTTAATCTTTAGTCAAATCACAAGCAGAAAATAAATACCTGATTATCTATTCTTTTTTCGGACTTGCCTTACTATTCTTAGAATGTAATCTTCAAAAGTTTCTTCTTCATGCATTGGAAGACTTTCTAATGATGAAGCAAAAGAATCTAACAAATTATCATATTGGGTAAATATTTTAGTCAATTGCTTTTCATCACCGGTTTCCCAGTATCTACCTTCATCTAACATTCGAAAATCATCAAGGTATTTTTTACTCAAATACTTAAACAGGTGTATGATAAATTTATGTGTTTCAATACCGGCAAACTGGGTTTTAACAGAATTCATGTACAGGTAATCTTTTTCCGGTTTTTGCTTAGCTTTACCCCATAGCATCAAATTTGCACTGTTGCTCATTCTGCCATTAGACAAAAACTCAATCGGAATTGTTTCACATTCGGGTGGTGTGAAACTGATTCCATAAACCTCATCGTCGTGCTCTTCTTTATC containing:
- a CDS encoding DNA-binding response regulator, yielding MQNKILVVEDDQRVSSIIKRGLEENGYEVQQAWNGLSGKEMLQNNLFDLAIVDIVMPEMNGLDLCAAIRKEKPNFPIIMLTALGTTDDKVEGFDAGADDYLVKPFDLRELLARIKVLLKRTRRPVEKEITKLEYADMHLDINRKTLFRSGKEITLTPKEFSLLMFMMKNPERVLSRKEISKKVWDMDFDTGTNFIDVYINYLRKKVDRDFEQKLLHTKPGMGFILKKDN
- a CDS encoding sensor histidine kinase, whose translation is MQIQNKLTLMFTAIAGGLLLLFSIAIYITYAENREEEFFKQVRIQALTKANILLDAKVEPEVIQTIYLNTRNAMFQEEIAIYDTAFNLLYHDAIHIDIVKETPEMIQEIREKGEIRFFEDKWHVIGFSYFHEGEEYVITAAARDVYGIQSLQNLGYALTVAFFAVIILIFFGGRFFARQALKPVSELVDNVEEITATNLDLRVKEGNGKDEIAELAITFNRMLERLDSAFEQQKNVVSNIAHEIRNPLAAMIAELELAESRERKSEEYRQAIAFALNDAKNLSKLVSGLLDMAKADYDETEITFKSDRIDEVLMDAIAELRKNHSDFLVDITIDESVEDESQMMVKGNAYLLKTAFINLMDNACKFSNDKRCEVEISANEHYCSIAFIDNGPGIVKDDLPNVFSTFYRGKTVQKNNGYGIGLSLVKKIIDLHKGNITVHSEKGKGSVFTVELRVG